The genome window CTATGCGTTCCTTCACCTTCCGTTCATGGTGAGCCTATCGAACCATGAACGGAACAGCTTGCGGTTGTTCGCCCTTCGACAAGCTCAGGACGAACGAGTTAACCAAGAAATGTATGGGACGCTATACTTGCTGAAGTCGATGTGGCCGCTCCCGACTATAATCTCAATCTGAAAACCATGGCGCGGAAGAACTAGACATGTCGACCACACAGAAATTCGTCATCTTTGCTCACAATGCGACGTACGACAAGCTGCACCAAGTTGCGACACTTGGCATGACGGCTGCGGCGATGGGCAAGGACGTGATCGTTGTCTTGTTGTTCTGGACGATCAAAAAACTCGCCGAAGGCAAGATCGATCAGATTGATTTCCCGCCGGAATATGCCGGATCAGCCGAGGAGGTGACTCGACTGCTCAAAGAGAAGAAGGTGCCGAAGATTTCTGAAATGTTTCAGGATGCCAAGCAGGTCGGAAACCTTCGGCTCATCGCCTGCAGTGCAGGGTTGGAGTATATGGGCGTGGACACGGACGTGGTCGAAAAGAATGTCGATGAGGTTATGGGGCTACCGGCCATCCTTTCGCTGACGGCCGAGGCAGAAACGAAGCTGTTCATCTGAACGTCGTACGTGAAGCGTCACTCCTACCTCGTTAAGAGATGACGTTCGGACGGCGCTTCACGAAATACGTTTCACGTTTAACGGCTTTTTATGACTCCTACTCGATCACACAGCCCGCTCAACTTGCATCCGCTACAGAGCGGCGAAACTGGAACGCACAGGTTTTGCCCATAGGGCACGAGGAGGTCGTTGTAGGTGATCCAGTACTGTTTGGGAAGCTTGCGCCTCAGGGCTTGTTCCGATTCTTCCGGAGTCTTCGTTTTGATGTAGCCCCACCGGTTACTGATGCGATGGACATGCACATCGACACAAATTCCAGGCTTTTGAAATCCGACGGTGACGACCAGATTGGCGGTCTTCCTCCCAACTCCTGGGAGGGTCACCAACTCGTCGATGGAGTCCGGCACCCTGCCTCCGTATTCATCGATCAGCTGATGGCAAATCTGATGAATTGATTTGGCCTTCGTTCGGTAGAATCCGACCGGATAGATCGCCCGTTCGATCTTTCTCAGGGGCAGCTTCAGCATTGATGTCGGTGTGTGTGCCAGGGCAAACAGTCGATCACTGGCTTCCCTAGTAGTCTTGTCTTTAGTGCGAAGACTGAGGAGACAGGAGATGAGGATCAGAAATGGATCTCGATTGGATTGCTTGGCGACGACGCCGAGGACCGGTTCTTGCCATCGGCGAACCTCTTGCCTGACAAGCCGGATCGCCTCGTGGATTTCATCTCGGCGCATCAGACTTGGATCAAAACAAGAAGGAGGATAACCGAGGGGGATACGAACACGGTCGGGATAGGGCTAGTCAGGTCTTCTCTTGGAAAGCCATTTTTGCCGACGCCTCTGTGCCTCACGCTGTTTGGCTTTCTTCCTGACACTGGGCTTCTCATAGAAACGACGGCGCTTGAGCTCGCGGAATAGCCCTTCTCCCGCCAACTTCTTTTTCGCGACCTTAAGGGCTTTTTCAACGTTATTGTTAAAAACCTTGATTTCCATTCGCTTGACTTTCGACTTTCTCAGGCCAGATCAGCCTGCTGCTTAGGGTTTCCACGAATTCGGCGTCGGAGTCTAACATAACCCTTTTAGTTCCTCAAGGTTTTGCTCTGATTGCTTGATCTTGGGCTGCAGTTCATCGATAAGGTATTGATTTGATTGCAATCTAAGGTTGACCTTGGCGGTGTGAAGCGACGAATGAGCCGCCGCTATTGCCATCGTCATACCCACCGTAAGATCAGATTGAACGGGTGGTTTTGATGAGGGAAGGGCGGAATGGATAGACTTTCCCACCTCACAAGAGAGCTCTGCAATCTCTAGAGGCACTTCTGTAGCTTTATTGAGAGCTGTTGAAACCACCATCGGACGGTCTGGGTGTTGCTTGGGGATTTTATAGGCATGCATTAACCCTTCATAAGCCGCGCGATCTTCTTGAACCAGTTGATGAAGTCGTCGGCTCAAGAGAAGCAAGCGTTGTTCAGTATCCAGGTGGCGACCAAGACGTGCTCCCATCACTCCAAGAGAAGCCGCCAAAGCACCAACGAGCGCCGTCACACTGCCACCCGCTCGTGACGGCGTGGCCTCTGCTACTGCAGCGAGAAAGTCCGATACAGTCTCGTCCGTCTCGTTCCTACTCTTCAAGGCTTCGGCTATCCGGGTTTCGAGTACCTGACCGGAATCGAATCGATTGAGCTCCAACGAAGTAGCTGCAGCTTGGTCCAATGCCGCCTGGGGTACTAGGCCGATCAGTTCGCTCCCAGCCACC of Nitrospira sp. contains these proteins:
- a CDS encoding DsrE family protein, whose amino-acid sequence is MSTTQKFVIFAHNATYDKLHQVATLGMTAAAMGKDVIVVLLFWTIKKLAEGKIDQIDFPPEYAGSAEEVTRLLKEKKVPKISEMFQDAKQVGNLRLIACSAGLEYMGVDTDVVEKNVDEVMGLPAILSLTAEAETKLFI
- a CDS encoding endonuclease III encodes the protein MRRDEIHEAIRLVRQEVRRWQEPVLGVVAKQSNRDPFLILISCLLSLRTKDKTTREASDRLFALAHTPTSMLKLPLRKIERAIYPVGFYRTKAKSIHQICHQLIDEYGGRVPDSIDELVTLPGVGRKTANLVVTVGFQKPGICVDVHVHRISNRWGYIKTKTPEESEQALRRKLPKQYWITYNDLLVPYGQNLCVPVSPLCSGCKLSGLCDRVGVIKSR
- a CDS encoding 30S ribosomal protein S21, with amino-acid sequence MEIKVFNNNVEKALKVAKKKLAGEGLFRELKRRRFYEKPSVRKKAKQREAQRRRQKWLSKRRPD